CCGGGCACGGGCAGTTTGACGGAAAAGCTTTTAGATACTGGGGCTAAAGTAATGGCGGTAGAAAAAGACGATGACTTATACGAATTACTAAAAGATAAATTCCAAAAAGAAATTTCATCAGGCCAACTGAATTTGGTTCATGATGATATTTTAGAATTTGACTTATCCAAGCTA
This genomic stretch from Candidatus Paceibacterota bacterium harbors:
- a CDS encoding rRNA adenine N-6-methyltransferase family protein: MRAKKSLGQHFLKSERALSSIVETGEISKGDTVLEIGPGTGSLTEKLLDTGAKVMAVEKDDDLYELLKDKFQKEISSGQLNLVHDDILEFDLSKL